A window of Cryptomeria japonica chromosome 3, Sugi_1.0, whole genome shotgun sequence contains these coding sequences:
- the LOC131041212 gene encoding uncharacterized protein LOC131041212, translating into MRWKTSAIPSISSPSAQYDVNYFTQTLDHFSFTPQSYVTFQQKYLINSKHWGGASSNSPIFVYTGNEGYIEWFTQNTGFMFDIAPQFKALLVFIEHRYYGESMPFGSKDVAYSNDSTLGYLSSTQALADYAILITDLKKNLSAEDSPVVVFGGSYGGMLAAWFRLKYPHIAIGALASSAPILAFDDIVPSDGYYNIVSNDFRNESENCFNVIKKSWKILSEMSSTSSNRRSLKESLKLCQDSDVDSVEGWLSDAYFEAAETDYPTPANFIQNLPAYPVKQMCKAIDNPSSGNNILSQLYGAANIYYNYTGNLSCFDLRPSDPHGEGGWSFQTSTEMMMPMTIDPVKSMFPGSDYMESIQDFTYLNFTWAISDWIPTEFGGHNIKRVLKRFGSNIIFFNGLRDPWSNGGVLEDINKSIVAIIAKEGAHHVDLRFATEEDPKWLVHVRKKEIDIIKRWIIQYDKDLRTI; encoded by the exons ATGAGATGGAAGACTAGTGCAATTCCTTCTATTTCTTCTCCCTCTGCACAATATGATGTCAATTACTTCACCCAAACTTTGGACCATTTCAGTTTCACACCTCAAAGCTATGTCACATTTCAACAGAAGTATCTCATTAACTCAAAACACTGGGGTGGTGCTTCATCCAATTCTCCAATCTTCGTTTATACAGgaaatgaaggatatattgaatgGTTTACTCAAAACACCGGCTTTATGTTCGACATTGCACCTCAATTCAAGGCTCTTCTCGTCTTCATTGAG CACCGTTACTATGGCGAATCAATGCCATTTGGAAGCAAAGATGTAGCTTACAGCAATGACAGCACATTGGGCTATCTGAGCTCTACTCAAGCTTTGGCTGATTATGCTATATTGATTACAGATCTCAAAAAGAATTTATCAGCAGAGGATTCACCAGTGGTTGTCTTTGGAGGATCTTACGGTGGAA TGTTAGCGGCCTGGTTCAGACTAAAGTACCCACACATTGCAATTGGAGCATTGGCATCTTCTGCACCAATTTTGGCTTTCGATGACATTGTACCTTCAGATGGTTACTACAACATTGTCTCAAATGACTtcagg AATGAAAGCGAAAACTGTTTCAATGTAATAAAGAAGTCATGGAAGATATTGTCTGAAATGTCATCGACTTCAAGCAACAGAAGATCTCTCAAAGAATCTCTCAAACTTTGCCA AGATAGTGACGTTGATAGTGTGGAGGGGTGGCTAAGCGATGCTTACTTTGAAGCTGCAGAAACAGATTATCCAACTCCTGCTAACTTTATTCAAAATTTGCCAGCCTATCCAGTGAAACAA ATGTGTAAGGCAATAGACAATCCATCAAGTGGGAACAATATCCTAAGCCAACTATATGGAGCAGCAAACATATATTATAACTACACTGGGAACTTAAGCTGCTTTGATCTGAGACCTAGTGATCCCCATGGAGAGGGTGGCTGGAGTTTTCAG ACTTCTACAGAGATGATGATGCCCATGACCATTGATCCAGTCAAAAGCATGTTTCCTGGATCAGACTACATGGAGTCGATACAAGATTTCACATATTTGAATTTTACATGGGCAATCTCAGACTGGATCCCCACTGAATTTGGTGGTCAT AATATCAAGAGGGTGTTGAAGCGATTTGGAagcaatataatattttttaatggatTGAGAGATCCTTGGAGCAATGGAGG AGTATTAGAAGATATAAATAAAAGCATCGTGGCAATCATTGCTAAGGAAG GGGCACATCATGTAGATCTTAGATTTGCAACTGAGGAGGATCCAAAATGGCTTGTACATGTTCGAAAGAAGGAGATTGATATAATCAAAAGGTGGATAATCCAGTATGACAAAGACCTTCGTACAATTTAG